The sequence ACCTGGAGCTGGCAGGCTGTCATTCACCTCCGGGTGCACAGTCTGTCTGTTCCCAGCGCAGGTCGAACTGctcaaaatgctgcttttcccagAGCCAAGATtagctgctgccctctgctaTAAAGGCCGCTGTGAGCAGAGCGAGGTGCACGAGTGCATGCTCCCATGCCAGCCATGCCCACAAGgaagctgctggtgctggcGCTGATGCTGGTGGCTGTCGGTGCTGCCAGTGGTAAGTCTGCTCTGTGATGGGCTGGGAGGTGTGGAGGGACTGAGAGTGGGAAAGAGGGCAGAAAGACAGAGGATCTCTTTTATGGAGAAGAGGTGCAGAGAAGGTCAGGAGCACACACATCCCACACTTTTTGGGATGTGCCTGTGATGCATTTGATGCTCAGTGGAGCTCCTGGTCTGGAGTCCAGGAGAGAGGGCTATGGGAAGGGGCTCAGTGACAGGTGCAGGCATTCCCACCTTTGTCCCTCTGTCACTGCCTCACGCTCCTGCCACCAGCTCTCTCTGGAAAGGCTGGTCACAGTTATCACTTAATTTCCCCCCTGCCAAACTCTTGGATCTCTGCTCTGTTTCAGGGGCAAAGCTGGAAGAGGGGAACAGCCTGAGAAGGGTAAGAGATTTCCATTTGCTCATTAGCAGCTTCAGATCCTATTGGGCTGCCTCAGTGCCTGGCACTACTGGGAGAAAGGCTGTTCCCAGAAACGGGGACATGGggtgttgagggacatggtttagtgagaactattggtgatgggtggatggttggactgggtggtcctgtgggtcttttccaaccttggtgattttgtgattctgaaCTGCCCCAGCTTTGTGGGTCTCAGCCCAGTACCAACCCTGTGCCACGAGGCACACggcctcttccttcctcttccctaaGGGGCAGTGGGATCCCCAGAGCCACTGTGCAGTCAGCTCTAGCCACGCGTGCTGCTGCCCAGGCATCGTGGGAGGACGGTGggagctgtggcactgaagCATTCACTGCGGTTTCTCCTTTCCAGCCGACGTGTGGAGAgatggctgagctgcaggccTGCCCCCTGGTGCACTTGCCCGTCTGTGGGAGTGATGGGAACACCTATGCCAATGAGTGCTtgctctgtgtgcagaaaaTGTAAGCTCACACCTGGGCACAGGCCTCCAGGGGTCTAATTTTAGCTATCTAAATGCAGGTGCTTGTCAAACACCGTGAGAAAACCACAGCCCACGGGGAAGTACACAAGATCCTGACTGTGAGGTGGAAGAGGGCTTTTGGCATCCTCTGAGcctggctctgcagccctcagcttCACCTCCCCGTGATAGCGGTGCCGAAGGACAGGCATGGGAATGCTACAGATGCCAGCCCCTTCCTTGGCACCATGTTTAGGGACAGTGCAGCTGCAAACTTGGGGGGCATGGACcaccctgtgattctgtgcagGCTGTGGAGTGATGGGCTGAGTGAAGATCAGGCTGAGTGCAGGTCAGCAGATGCTTGCACTGCAAAGAACACGAGCTGCAGGGGGGACAACCAGCTTGTATGGGAAGCTGCTGCCACCTCTGCAGGGTGCTGGGCGCCGGGGCTGCTGCATGACCTGGGATGTCTGTCTCCTTGGATGTGGGGAAactgcagaggaggctgaggagatcCAGTGGCAGCCTATGGCCACAAAGGGAATGGATGGAGCCATGACCCTCTTGTTGGCCGCTGCTGATACAACACAGGGCAACGGCCACAAACACAGTCCCAGAAGGGTTCAGATGGGACACAGGAGACAGCCCTTCCTTTACCAGGAGGGTGGTGAACCAGGGAGAGAGGGGTCTGCATCCTCAGGGGGTGGAGAGGGCTTGGGCAAAGCTTCAGCGCTCACACTGCAAACCAGCTGGGATGAAATCGTCTCTAGCGATGGTGGGACCCGCACCACACCCAGGGAAGAGACCTCTGCAGGGCAGCGTGCCTTGCAGTCACCTCACCTCTTTTCAATGGGACAATGAGCAAACGGTTTTAGAAAGGTCAGCTCCATTCCA comes from Gallus gallus isolate bGalGal1 chromosome Z, bGalGal1.mat.broiler.GRCg7b, whole genome shotgun sequence and encodes:
- the SPINK4 gene encoding serine protease inhibitor Kazal-type 4 — protein: MPAMPTRKLLVLALMLVAVGAASGAKLEEGNSLRRPTCGEMAELQACPLVHLPVCGSDGNTYANECLLCVQKMKTRQDIQILSDGECQDI